A region of Selenomonadales bacterium 4137-cl DNA encodes the following proteins:
- a CDS encoding (2Fe-2S)-binding protein, whose translation MEFKQQVAIKVTVNGADIRAAVAPEESLLDFLRKQCGVTDVKCGCGMGECGTCTLVLAGKVVKSCLVLAAQADGREVWTLQGLERDPLAARLQDSFARHGAVQCGFCTPGMLIAARGFLQRSPQPTRAEIREALSGNLCRCTGYQKIVDAVWAVAYGDAAEQERA comes from the coding sequence ATGGAGTTCAAGCAGCAAGTAGCGATAAAGGTGACGGTTAACGGCGCTGATATTCGGGCGGCGGTCGCGCCGGAAGAGTCGTTGCTGGATTTTCTGCGCAAGCAGTGCGGCGTGACCGATGTCAAATGCGGTTGCGGCATGGGAGAATGCGGCACCTGCACGCTGGTGCTTGCCGGCAAGGTCGTCAAGTCCTGCCTCGTGCTGGCGGCCCAGGCAGACGGCCGGGAAGTCTGGACGCTGCAGGGCCTGGAACGCGATCCGCTGGCGGCGCGGCTGCAGGATAGCTTCGCCCGGCATGGCGCGGTGCAATGCGGTTTCTGTACCCCGGGGATGCTAATTGCCGCCAGGGGGTTCCTGCAGCGCAGCCCGCAACCCACCCGGGCCGAGATCCGCGAGGCTTTGTCCGGCAATCTTTGCCGCTGCACCGGCTATCAAAAGATCGTGGATGCCGTTTGGGCCGTCGCTTACGGCGACGCGGCCGAGCAGGAACGGGCATAG
- a CDS encoding branched-chain amino acid ABC transporter substrate-binding protein produces the protein MKSLRMRRVTVIMTVLFLLTALLAGCGGKEPAADKKTVKIAFIGPLTGPNAMQGVGARNAFQLAVKQANATGALPYKLEVVDLDDASNPATGASVAQKIVADKSIVAVSGHWNSPVAEATIPIFKSAGMNLLIWGAISPKLTVKENYPFVTRVAPTQSQENAPLAKFVVSDLGRKKWAIISDTSTYGKSNTQAWTDEVKKYPGTSIVSVDEIQVGQTDFRPILSKIKAVGVDGIYFGGVVMEGALARRQASELGMKDTLLVGISGIMDAKYIETAGKEVAEGVVATKPGKDVSKMPGGKAFVEAYGKAGFKEPYGAYGPYAYDAANIIIAALKKAGPDRKALVDAVAKTELDGLLGKTVFNEVGQTKNIVSTIYVVQDGKWVDWEASDYKSGKRKLPGAQ, from the coding sequence ATGAAGAGTTTGCGGATGCGCAGGGTAACCGTAATTATGACTGTATTGTTCTTGCTGACGGCCCTTCTGGCCGGCTGTGGGGGAAAAGAGCCGGCCGCCGATAAAAAGACTGTAAAAATCGCGTTCATCGGCCCGTTGACCGGCCCCAACGCCATGCAGGGCGTCGGCGCCCGCAACGCTTTCCAGCTGGCGGTCAAACAGGCCAACGCCACGGGCGCGCTGCCCTATAAGCTGGAAGTGGTCGACCTGGACGACGCCTCCAACCCGGCGACGGGCGCCTCGGTAGCCCAGAAAATCGTCGCCGACAAAAGCATCGTGGCGGTATCCGGACACTGGAATTCGCCGGTTGCCGAAGCAACCATTCCGATTTTCAAGTCCGCGGGCATGAACCTGTTGATCTGGGGAGCCATATCCCCCAAGCTGACGGTTAAAGAGAATTATCCGTTCGTGACCCGGGTGGCGCCTACCCAGTCGCAGGAGAACGCGCCACTGGCCAAGTTCGTCGTAAGCGATCTGGGACGCAAGAAATGGGCGATAATTTCCGACACCAGCACTTATGGCAAAAGCAACACTCAGGCTTGGACCGATGAAGTGAAAAAGTATCCCGGCACCTCGATTGTGTCTGTCGACGAAATTCAGGTGGGGCAGACCGATTTCCGGCCGATTCTCAGCAAGATCAAGGCCGTGGGGGTTGACGGCATTTATTTCGGCGGCGTTGTGATGGAAGGCGCGCTGGCGCGCCGTCAGGCCAGCGAACTGGGGATGAAGGACACGTTGCTGGTCGGCATTTCCGGCATCATGGACGCCAAGTACATCGAGACCGCCGGCAAGGAAGTGGCTGAGGGCGTTGTCGCCACCAAGCCGGGTAAAGACGTGAGCAAGATGCCGGGCGGCAAGGCATTTGTCGAAGCCTACGGGAAAGCCGGCTTCAAGGAGCCTTACGGCGCTTACGGCCCGTACGCCTACGACGCGGCCAACATCATCATCGCCGCACTGAAGAAGGCCGGTCCCGACCGCAAAGCGCTGGTCGACGCCGTCGCCAAGACGGAACTCGACGGCTTGCTCGGCAAGACGGTCTTCAACGAAGTCGGCCAGACGAAAAATATTGTCAGCACCATCTATGTCGTTCAAGACGGCAAATGGGTTGATTGGGAAGCTTCCGATTATAAAAGCGGCAAACGGAAACTGCCGGGCGCCCAATAG
- a CDS encoding xanthine dehydrogenase family protein subunit M produces the protein MLTDSKILAADFEYVPCSTVREALDCLASYREKAKVLAGGTDLLVKMKTGVLRCDYLIDIRNAGELRYLRAEADGLNIGALTSLAEIQASGPVKERYSALYEAVRSMAAPAVRNMGTIGGNLGNASPAADTAPPLLVFDATVTLAGTGGERTLPLAEFFTGPGQTMLAADELITAVKLATPADDTGSSFLKLGRVAADIAKINVAVLLERDGDVCRRCRVAFGSVGPTPLRLPAVEAMLAGREATTALFEAAAQAAAGLIKPIDDRRSTGDYRRQVSAVMLEEALAAAWRRAGGDAR, from the coding sequence ATGCTGACAGACAGTAAGATTCTGGCTGCCGATTTTGAATACGTGCCTTGCTCTACCGTCCGGGAGGCGCTCGATTGCCTCGCCAGCTACCGGGAGAAAGCGAAAGTATTGGCCGGCGGCACCGATCTGCTGGTCAAAATGAAAACCGGCGTGCTTAGATGCGATTATCTTATCGACATCCGGAACGCGGGCGAATTGCGCTATCTGCGGGCCGAGGCCGACGGCCTGAATATCGGCGCCCTGACCAGTCTGGCGGAAATCCAGGCCAGCGGCCCCGTGAAAGAGCGCTACAGCGCCTTGTATGAGGCGGTGCGTTCCATGGCCGCGCCGGCGGTGCGCAATATGGGAACCATCGGCGGCAACCTCGGCAATGCTTCCCCCGCCGCCGATACCGCGCCGCCGCTGCTGGTTTTCGACGCAACGGTCACGCTGGCCGGCACAGGGGGCGAACGTACGCTGCCGCTGGCCGAATTCTTTACCGGGCCGGGGCAGACGATGCTGGCCGCGGACGAATTGATAACCGCCGTAAAGCTGGCCACGCCGGCCGATGACACCGGCAGCAGTTTTTTGAAGCTGGGACGGGTCGCGGCCGATATCGCGAAGATAAATGTGGCGGTATTGCTGGAGCGGGACGGGGACGTTTGCCGCCGCTGCCGCGTCGCCTTCGGCTCGGTGGGACCGACGCCGCTGCGGCTGCCGGCGGTCGAAGCGATGCTCGCCGGCCGCGAGGCCACGACGGCGCTGTTCGAGGCGGCGGCCCAGGCGGCGGCCGGGCTTATCAAGCCGATCGACGACCGCCGGTCCACCGGCGATTATCGCCGGCAGGTGAGCGCGGTGATGCTGGAAGAAGCTCTGGCCGCGGCCTGGCGGCGGGCGGGAGGAGACGCGCGATGA
- a CDS encoding (2Fe-2S)-binding protein produces the protein MTKNRISLTVNGKERELYVRPNDLLLNVLRDQLGLMGVKYGCGIGECGACTVLLNGRTVLSCLMLAVSADGQEVVTAEGLGKPGNLHPLQKSFVEHGAVQCGFCTPGMLMSAASLLAENAQPTEEEIREYLRGNLCRCTGYAAIVKAVQAVAGKE, from the coding sequence ATGACAAAAAACCGGATCAGTTTGACGGTCAACGGTAAAGAGCGGGAACTGTATGTCAGGCCCAACGACCTGCTGCTCAACGTGCTGCGCGATCAACTCGGCCTGATGGGCGTCAAGTACGGCTGCGGCATCGGCGAATGCGGCGCCTGCACCGTGCTCCTGAACGGCCGGACGGTATTGTCCTGTCTTATGCTGGCGGTATCGGCCGACGGTCAGGAAGTCGTTACGGCGGAAGGCCTGGGCAAGCCCGGCAACCTTCACCCGCTCCAGAAGTCTTTTGTCGAGCACGGCGCTGTTCAGTGCGGCTTTTGCACTCCCGGCATGCTGATGTCGGCCGCGTCGCTGCTGGCGGAAAACGCCCAGCCGACCGAGGAGGAAATCCGGGAGTATCTGCGGGGCAATCTTTGCCGCTGCACGGGTTACGCGGCCATCGTCAAGGCGGTGCAGGCCGTCGCCGGGAAAGAATGA
- a CDS encoding xanthine dehydrogenase family protein subunit M, with protein sequence MTKYRYVAPATVDEGLEILRQGGGKVRIAAGCTNLLPDMRAKELADCVLMDISGLGELRGVDADGGSIRIGALTTIDEMLHSPLLEQEAVALWRACRQFADPLVRNRATVGGNLANGSPAADSAVPLLALDASATVASRAAGKREVPLCELWRGPYQTAIAADELITAITFPRDAARRSWFIKNGLRRAMAISLITVATAVKQDGCVVTGARVALGAVGPTPLRARRTEEYLQGRAIDAATLAEAAEIVRGEISPISDLRASKEYRTHLAGVLLRRALEAVRA encoded by the coding sequence ATGACGAAGTATCGCTATGTTGCGCCCGCCACCGTGGACGAAGGTCTGGAGATACTGCGCCAGGGGGGCGGAAAAGTCCGTATCGCGGCGGGCTGTACCAACTTGCTGCCCGATATGAGGGCTAAAGAATTGGCCGACTGTGTGCTGATGGATATCAGCGGCCTGGGGGAACTGCGCGGCGTGGACGCCGATGGCGGCAGCATCCGCATCGGGGCGCTGACGACCATCGACGAAATGCTGCACTCGCCGCTGCTTGAGCAGGAAGCCGTCGCCTTGTGGCGTGCTTGCCGCCAGTTTGCCGACCCGCTGGTGCGCAACCGGGCGACTGTCGGCGGAAACCTGGCCAATGGCTCGCCGGCTGCGGACAGCGCGGTGCCCTTGCTGGCGCTCGACGCTTCGGCCACTGTGGCCAGCCGGGCTGCCGGCAAGCGCGAAGTGCCACTGTGCGAGTTGTGGCGGGGTCCGTATCAGACGGCGATCGCCGCCGACGAGCTGATTACCGCGATAACCTTTCCGCGCGACGCCGCACGGCGAAGCTGGTTCATCAAGAACGGCCTGCGGCGGGCAATGGCGATTTCGCTGATTACGGTGGCGACGGCTGTCAAACAGGACGGCTGCGTCGTAACCGGGGCCCGTGTCGCACTCGGCGCGGTGGGCCCGACGCCCTTGAGGGCAAGACGGACCGAAGAATATCTTCAGGGCCGCGCCATCGACGCGGCGACGCTGGCCGAGGCCGCAGAGATCGTCCGTGGCGAGATCAGCCCGATCAGCGATCTGCGGGCATCGAAGGAATACCGGACTCACTTGGCGGGCGTGCTGCTGCGGCGGGCGCTTGAAGCCGTCCGGGCATAA
- a CDS encoding molybdopterin-dependent oxidoreductase — MNFRVIGKVLPRKDAVAKVCGREAFASDVVIPNMLHAVTLRSPYPHADIVGIDTSAAEAMGAVCLVPDDVPDFIYNERTVSIPEKTYRDRRVLPRRARHVGEAIAAVAAETEELAFRALQALKVEYRVLPAVLDAEFAMSPAAAPLYEEVLLGDETVKVNSNIACERNIVIGDPAAGFAKADYVIEREYSLPRVYHLQMEPKTAVCQPEHDGGVTLWVTTQTIHNVRQLVGQIFDIPLSKVNVKKMALGGSFGSSIQMNSIIPICTALALKAGQPVKLVSSREDDMYDHVKFPAKIRLKVGVTKDARIVAAEMNALVDIGAHQVNAYPLLGCMAGWYASLYKWQDFSFAGKSVYTNKVPACAMQGYGNPQVNFAVESHIDIIAHECGFDPVEFRRKNYVGTGDEFWGQGPTVKSIIKSCGVEEMLAVGAAKPNWRGRQSPAAKSGRYRRGIGVARGFHTSGTGGPKPGEVIDYSSATVKINEDGSVDVLTPVMDLGGGTGEAAVKIVAEVLQLPYDKVDLARVDTRTTGYDVNTHATRGVYCGCGAVLHVARQVRRKLLEYAGRILDEDPEILDLAFIPAENATVVQVKGYERKRLTIGEVAKLAQIYSWGTIAATDSYRQKNCPPCFVTHFIEVEVDTRTGIVRVPKALMLSDSGTPINPDMLAGQLIGSLSRGLGYAAYESTENDPATGHLECRGFVTDNKIPTSCEMPLRENLEVYFADTYEPTGPFGAKGIGEAALNSVASAYANAVYNAIGVRFYELPITPERVLAALTGGGTHADRQ, encoded by the coding sequence ATGAATTTCCGGGTAATCGGCAAAGTGTTGCCAAGAAAAGATGCGGTCGCTAAAGTCTGCGGCAGGGAAGCCTTTGCCAGCGACGTGGTGATCCCCAATATGCTTCATGCCGTAACGTTACGCAGTCCTTACCCCCACGCCGACATCGTCGGCATCGATACGAGCGCGGCCGAAGCGATGGGAGCGGTCTGCCTCGTGCCTGACGATGTTCCCGATTTCATTTATAACGAGCGTACGGTGAGCATTCCCGAAAAAACCTACCGGGACCGCCGCGTGTTGCCCCGGCGCGCCCGGCATGTGGGCGAGGCTATCGCCGCCGTGGCGGCGGAAACGGAGGAATTGGCGTTTCGCGCCCTGCAGGCGTTGAAGGTCGAATACCGCGTTCTGCCTGCGGTGCTGGACGCCGAGTTCGCGATGTCGCCGGCGGCGGCGCCGCTATATGAGGAAGTCCTGTTAGGCGACGAAACCGTAAAAGTAAACAGCAATATTGCCTGCGAGCGCAATATAGTGATCGGCGACCCGGCGGCGGGGTTCGCCAAAGCTGACTATGTCATCGAACGCGAATACAGCCTGCCGCGCGTGTATCATCTCCAGATGGAGCCCAAAACGGCTGTCTGCCAGCCTGAGCATGACGGCGGCGTCACGCTGTGGGTTACGACGCAGACCATTCATAATGTCCGCCAACTGGTGGGACAGATTTTCGACATTCCGCTCAGCAAGGTCAATGTGAAGAAGATGGCTCTGGGCGGGTCCTTCGGCTCAAGCATACAAATGAATTCGATAATTCCCATCTGCACGGCCTTGGCGCTGAAGGCCGGGCAGCCGGTTAAACTAGTCTCCAGCCGCGAAGACGATATGTACGACCACGTGAAGTTCCCGGCGAAGATCAGGCTGAAAGTCGGCGTGACCAAAGACGCCCGCATCGTGGCGGCCGAGATGAACGCCCTGGTCGATATCGGCGCGCATCAGGTGAACGCTTATCCCCTGCTGGGGTGTATGGCGGGTTGGTATGCTTCCCTGTATAAATGGCAGGATTTTTCCTTTGCCGGCAAATCCGTCTACACCAACAAGGTTCCGGCCTGCGCGATGCAGGGCTACGGCAACCCGCAGGTCAATTTCGCGGTAGAGTCGCATATCGACATCATCGCCCATGAATGCGGCTTCGACCCGGTCGAGTTCCGTCGTAAAAACTACGTCGGCACCGGCGACGAGTTCTGGGGCCAGGGCCCGACGGTGAAATCGATCATTAAGAGCTGCGGTGTGGAAGAGATGCTGGCCGTGGGGGCTGCGAAACCCAACTGGCGCGGGCGGCAGTCGCCGGCAGCGAAAAGCGGCCGATACCGCCGGGGCATCGGGGTTGCCCGCGGCTTCCACACTTCCGGCACCGGCGGCCCCAAGCCGGGCGAGGTCATCGATTATTCCAGCGCCACCGTCAAGATCAACGAGGACGGATCGGTCGACGTCCTGACGCCGGTCATGGACCTGGGCGGGGGCACCGGGGAAGCCGCCGTGAAGATTGTGGCGGAGGTATTGCAGCTGCCCTATGATAAAGTCGACCTGGCCAGGGTCGACACCAGGACGACGGGCTATGACGTGAACACCCACGCCACCCGCGGCGTATACTGCGGCTGCGGAGCCGTCCTGCACGTGGCCAGGCAGGTGCGCCGCAAGCTGCTCGAATATGCCGGCCGCATTCTCGACGAAGATCCCGAGATTCTCGATCTGGCATTCATTCCCGCCGAGAACGCCACCGTCGTCCAAGTTAAGGGGTATGAGCGGAAGCGGCTTACCATCGGCGAGGTGGCCAAGTTGGCGCAGATATACAGCTGGGGGACGATCGCGGCCACCGACAGCTACCGGCAGAAAAACTGTCCGCCCTGCTTCGTAACTCATTTCATCGAGGTGGAGGTAGATACGCGGACAGGGATCGTACGCGTTCCCAAGGCGCTGATGTTGTCGGACTCGGGAACGCCGATCAATCCCGATATGCTTGCCGGGCAGTTGATCGGGTCGCTCTCGCGGGGCCTGGGCTACGCGGCCTACGAATCGACGGAGAACGATCCGGCCACGGGCCACCTGGAATGCCGCGGTTTCGTCACCGACAACAAGATTCCCACAAGCTGCGAAATGCCGCTGCGGGAAAACCTCGAGGTTTACTTCGCCGACACCTACGAGCCGACGGGGCCGTTCGGGGCGAAGGGGATCGGGGAGGCTGCGCTCAATTCGGTAGCCTCCGCCTACGCCAACGCGGTCTATAACGCCATCGGCGTTCGCTTTTATGAGCTGCCCATCACCCCGGAGCGAGTGCTGGCGGCATTGACGGGAGGTGGCACGCATGCTGACAGACAGTAA
- a CDS encoding IclR family transcriptional regulator, whose protein sequence is MEWLDRFVEVMDIVSEEGLTGLGTSQLARRTQLSKGTLHRMLREMVTHGLLSQDEATKKYCLGPRSMQWGSRFLAGQDPVGLLREHCDLLAQRTGLYTHLCRFDAGQVYCVYTRQPSDSRNTYFVHVGQRMPLHCTAAAKAILAFQPPRVIESLFPKETLTKFTEHTKTELADITAELADIARTRIAFCLEELEPGVSAIATPVFHGKGEVIASIGLIAATQYVEANREALCRELIAIEGAASAKITPAYHLASTKPGVV, encoded by the coding sequence GTGGAATGGCTCGACCGCTTTGTGGAAGTGATGGACATCGTCAGTGAGGAAGGCTTGACCGGGCTGGGCACGAGTCAGCTGGCCAGAAGGACTCAGCTCAGCAAGGGGACGCTCCACCGCATGCTGCGGGAGATGGTAACCCACGGCTTGCTCAGCCAGGATGAGGCAACTAAAAAATACTGCCTCGGGCCGCGGTCGATGCAGTGGGGCAGCCGTTTCCTTGCCGGTCAGGACCCGGTGGGTTTGCTGCGGGAGCACTGCGATCTGCTGGCCCAGCGCACCGGCCTGTACACGCATCTATGCCGCTTCGACGCCGGCCAGGTGTATTGCGTGTATACCAGGCAGCCGTCCGACAGCAGAAACACATATTTTGTCCATGTGGGGCAGCGGATGCCGCTGCACTGCACGGCGGCCGCGAAGGCGATTCTGGCCTTTCAGCCGCCACGCGTGATCGAGTCGCTGTTTCCGAAAGAGACGTTGACGAAATTTACCGAGCATACCAAGACCGAACTGGCCGATATCACGGCCGAGCTGGCCGATATCGCCCGTACCCGGATCGCCTTCTGCCTGGAAGAGCTGGAGCCCGGAGTATCGGCCATCGCCACGCCGGTGTTTCACGGCAAAGGCGAAGTCATCGCCAGCATCGGCCTGATCGCGGCCACCCAATACGTCGAGGCCAACCGGGAGGCGCTTTGCCGGGAGCTGATCGCTATCGAAGGCGCTGCCAGCGCTAAGATCACGCCGGCGTACCACCTGGCTTCGACCAAGCCGGGAGTAGTTTAA
- a CDS encoding branched-chain amino acid ABC transporter permease translates to MSLILSQIINAVMLGCTYSLIAIGFSLFFGVMDVVVFSAGDVAIFGAFSIMALASMTVLLPALDAFLPHAVGTVVVVALGSVVTALVMLLIYRVTIKPFAGKSALMPLLSTIAAGIALRELIGIFYPQGRNPQTFPQLLPNEVLTSGVVLTEKHVIIMAATVVLVSILYWFVNKTKLGMSIQAVSQNREAAIMVGVNWRYCIVATFLIGGFILGVGGFLVASYFDVVRFDMGSMYGLKGFSAAVVGGLGSLYGAIAGGMLIAFIEVFVSAFIPGGTAYASVAAFVMVIVFILFRPEGIIGDKTVEKV, encoded by the coding sequence TTGTCGCTGATTTTGTCCCAGATCATTAACGCCGTCATGCTGGGCTGTACATATTCCCTCATCGCCATCGGCTTTTCCCTGTTTTTCGGCGTCATGGACGTAGTCGTGTTTTCCGCCGGCGATGTGGCGATTTTCGGGGCGTTCAGCATCATGGCTCTGGCTAGCATGACCGTGCTGCTGCCCGCGCTCGATGCCTTTCTGCCGCACGCGGTCGGCACGGTGGTCGTGGTTGCGCTGGGCAGCGTGGTGACGGCGTTGGTCATGCTGCTGATATACCGGGTGACGATCAAACCTTTTGCGGGCAAGAGCGCTTTGATGCCCCTGCTCAGTACGATCGCCGCCGGCATCGCCTTGCGCGAGCTTATCGGGATATTTTACCCCCAGGGCAGAAATCCCCAGACCTTTCCCCAGTTGCTGCCGAACGAAGTCCTGACCAGCGGCGTGGTGCTTACCGAGAAACATGTAATCATCATGGCGGCGACCGTCGTTCTCGTCAGCATCCTGTACTGGTTCGTCAATAAAACGAAGCTGGGGATGTCCATCCAGGCCGTGTCTCAAAACCGGGAGGCCGCCATCATGGTGGGCGTAAACTGGCGGTACTGCATTGTGGCCACTTTCCTGATCGGCGGGTTTATTCTCGGCGTCGGCGGCTTCCTGGTGGCATCCTATTTTGACGTGGTGCGGTTCGATATGGGCTCGATGTACGGACTGAAAGGCTTCAGCGCGGCGGTGGTCGGCGGGCTTGGCAGCCTGTACGGGGCGATCGCCGGCGGCATGCTGATCGCTTTCATCGAGGTTTTCGTCAGCGCCTTTATCCCCGGCGGCACGGCCTACGCCAGCGTGGCGGCGTTTGTCATGGTTATCGTATTCATCCTGTTCCGCCCGGAAGGCATCATCGGCGACAAAACGGTGGAGAAAGTATGA
- a CDS encoding xanthine dehydrogenase family protein molybdopterin-binding subunit, whose translation MKTSIVGKGLPKFDAWPKVKGTVVYADDFAMPGMLYAKVLRSRYPAAAILAVDTARAKASPGVKAVLTAADVPNNNLRAKFGQSTDVGAQFEGLYRVLAEKKVRYVGEPIALVAADSEQAAEAALDLIEVTYEQLPGVFDPVEALKPGAYCVGENDTNAVSRFKIRKGDVDAAFKAADVVIENTYRMPFSDHAYLEPESGVAWIDEHGVVTIRVSTQVIEHFRTVAEVLGVPHNRVRVIGTWVGGGFGGKEDITVESFLALLTWYTGRPVKLTYTREESLLAHSKRHPFTIRNKIGAMRDGRLVAAEVELIADAGAYTYLSPWVLLYSTVNAAGPYNIPNVKVDAVAALTNNPFSSAFRGFGAIQPNFAYESQIDELGRQLGIDPVTIRELNCLQKGDSLATGYAYDRELVLGELAGRAWEALGPPREAGDSPVKIGRGLAIGMMSYGRLTFLHDTSRSYVKLELDGSVLLRCGVPDLGAGQAQALCQIVAEELGVPMDKIKMYIADSALTPLAGTSTATRQLYMSGNATLKAARELKDRLIKKAAALLNSSPADLRLADETIADATAPDKVLPLKTVVGHCSSDGDELYSEAQFNAPFTTVPVSELITGQTFADFTFGAYAVEVAVDTETGEVTLEKAIACFDVGKTINKLNAEGQLEGGGAISVGYALMENLMVSQGNLQTRSFTEYLIPTAMDLPDIGTIMVETESGIGPYGAKGVGEPSSNAMAPAITNAIRDAVGARITSLPATAEQVFTTMKFRK comes from the coding sequence ATGAAAACGAGCATCGTGGGCAAAGGGTTGCCGAAATTCGACGCATGGCCGAAGGTCAAGGGCACTGTTGTTTACGCCGACGATTTCGCAATGCCCGGCATGCTGTACGCGAAGGTGCTGCGCAGCCGGTACCCGGCAGCCGCCATTCTGGCGGTCGACACGGCGCGGGCGAAAGCCTCGCCGGGCGTAAAGGCGGTACTGACCGCCGCCGATGTGCCCAACAACAACCTGCGGGCCAAGTTTGGGCAGAGCACCGATGTCGGTGCGCAGTTCGAAGGGCTGTACCGGGTGCTGGCGGAAAAGAAGGTGCGCTACGTGGGCGAGCCGATCGCCCTGGTGGCGGCCGACAGCGAACAGGCGGCCGAGGCGGCGCTCGACCTTATCGAGGTGACATATGAACAGCTGCCCGGTGTTTTCGATCCCGTGGAGGCGTTGAAGCCGGGCGCGTACTGCGTGGGTGAAAACGACACCAACGCGGTGTCCCGCTTCAAGATCCGCAAAGGCGACGTCGACGCGGCATTCAAGGCGGCCGATGTCGTCATTGAGAACACATACCGCATGCCCTTCAGCGACCATGCTTATCTCGAGCCCGAGTCGGGAGTGGCCTGGATCGACGAACACGGCGTGGTCACTATCAGGGTGTCGACCCAGGTTATCGAGCATTTCCGCACCGTGGCCGAGGTGCTGGGGGTGCCGCACAACCGGGTGCGCGTCATCGGCACCTGGGTGGGCGGCGGTTTCGGCGGGAAAGAGGACATTACTGTGGAGAGCTTTCTTGCGCTCCTGACTTGGTATACCGGGCGCCCGGTCAAGCTCACCTATACGCGGGAAGAGTCGCTGCTGGCCCATAGCAAGCGGCACCCGTTCACCATCCGCAACAAAATCGGCGCCATGCGGGACGGCCGGCTGGTGGCCGCCGAGGTCGAACTCATAGCCGACGCCGGCGCTTACACATATCTCAGCCCATGGGTGTTGCTGTATTCCACGGTAAATGCCGCGGGGCCCTATAATATCCCCAACGTCAAAGTGGACGCGGTGGCGGCGCTGACCAACAATCCCTTCAGCAGCGCTTTCCGGGGCTTCGGGGCGATACAGCCGAACTTCGCGTATGAATCACAGATCGACGAGCTGGGGCGGCAACTGGGCATCGACCCTGTGACCATCCGCGAACTGAACTGTTTGCAAAAGGGCGATTCCCTGGCCACCGGGTATGCCTACGACCGCGAGCTGGTCCTGGGCGAACTGGCCGGCAGAGCGTGGGAGGCTCTTGGTCCGCCGCGCGAGGCTGGCGACAGCCCGGTGAAGATCGGCCGGGGATTGGCGATCGGGATGATGAGCTACGGCCGGCTGACTTTTTTGCATGACACATCGCGTTCGTACGTCAAGCTGGAGCTGGACGGCAGCGTGCTGCTGCGCTGCGGGGTCCCCGACCTCGGCGCCGGCCAGGCGCAGGCTCTTTGCCAGATCGTGGCCGAGGAGCTGGGAGTGCCGATGGACAAAATCAAGATGTATATCGCCGATTCGGCGTTGACCCCGCTGGCCGGAACTTCGACCGCCACGCGGCAGCTGTATATGTCGGGCAACGCCACGCTAAAAGCCGCCCGCGAGCTTAAAGACCGGCTAATCAAGAAGGCGGCGGCGCTGCTGAACTCCTCGCCCGCCGACCTGCGGCTGGCCGACGAGACGATCGCGGATGCCACCGCGCCGGATAAAGTATTGCCACTCAAAACGGTGGTGGGGCATTGTTCGTCCGACGGCGACGAACTATACAGCGAAGCCCAGTTCAACGCTCCTTTCACGACGGTGCCGGTTTCCGAACTGATAACTGGCCAGACGTTCGCCGATTTCACTTTTGGCGCTTACGCCGTGGAGGTGGCTGTCGACACTGAGACCGGTGAGGTGACTCTGGAGAAGGCTATCGCCTGTTTCGACGTCGGGAAAACCATCAACAAGCTTAACGCCGAGGGCCAGCTGGAAGGCGGCGGCGCGATCTCGGTCGGTTATGCGCTGATGGAAAACCTGATGGTCAGCCAGGGGAATCTGCAGACCAGGTCTTTTACGGAGTATCTCATTCCCACGGCTATGGATTTGCCGGATATCGGGACGATCATGGTCGAGACGGAGAGCGGCATTGGCCCTTACGGGGCTAAGGGCGTCGGTGAGCCGTCCAGCAACGCGATGGCCCCGGCCATCACCAACGCTATCCGCGACGCGGTCGGCGCCAGGATTACCTCGCTGCCGGCCACGGCCGAGCAAGTGTTCACCACGATGAAATTCCGCAAGTAA